DNA from Brassica napus cultivar Da-Ae chromosome C4, Da-Ae, whole genome shotgun sequence:
GTACCATCTAGATTTTATGAGAGAGTATGAAAGATTCAAACCTGGGTATAATATAGTTTCGAAGCCAACACTACGGTTTCGTTTCTTGATTTTTGGTCTTCTTGATCAGgtggaactttttttttttttttacagtttcTTCTCTGTTTAGTGCAAGTAAGAACTATAATTGAATCTTGCAATGTGCAACATTTTTAAGGTATATTCGATGGTTGTAGATACGTGTGATTACCAACTTGTACTCACTTTTTCAGGCTTAGGGATTCAATTCAACCAGTggatttctttgtttttttgtcttATTTTGAGAAAACTGAGGATATGTCAAGCGGTAGAAACACCCACTGGTGTCACAGATGCCAGCGTGCTGTCCGGCTTCACGGCCCGGACCCTGTATGTTCTTACTGTGGAGGAGGATTCGTTGAGGAGCTCGACACGCCTCAAGCCTTAGCCGCCAACCCATTTGATATCTTTAGATCTCACAGGGACGTTGATCCTGCTTTTGATCTCATGGATGCTTTCTCCGCCTTTATGAGGAACCGCTTAGCCGACCGAGAACTCAGAGGAAGATCCATCACTTCCCGTCCTGAAAGCTTCCCCGGCTTAGCTCCTTTGTTGATCTTTGGTGGTCAGGTTCCTTATAGAGACAATGCAGTCGAAGCTCTCTTCAGTAACGGCTCGCCTGGCATTAGCATCACGCGTGGTAACACCGGCGACTACTTCTTCGGCCCTGGTCTTGAAGAACTCTTTGAGCAGCTCTCTACCGGCGGCTCTACTCGCCGTGGCCCGCCGCCTGCTCCTAGATCTTCAATAGATGCGTTGCCAACCGTCAAGATAGCGCAGAGGCATCTCAGGTCGTCGGACTCGAACTGTCCTGTGTGCAAAGAGGAGTTCGAGTTGGGAGCAGAGGCGAAACAGATGCCGTGTAACCATGTATATCATTCTGACTGTATCGTCCCGTGGCTGGTTCAGCACAACTCATGCCCTGTCTGTCGCCAAGAGCTGCCATCAGGAGCTTCAAGCAGCGAAAACAGAAGCACCACCACCAGAAGAAACTACAGAAGTAGTAGCAACAGCAATGAAAGGAGGAGTCCTTTCTCTTCCTTGTGGCCGTTCCGTTCGTCTGGTTCAAGCTCAAACAACAACACTCAAAACCGTGGAGGCACGAGAAACTCTGACGCAACTGATGAGAACCATAACTATCATCACCAGCAACAGCAACAGCAACAGCAGTCACATATGGGTTACAGTGGCTGGCCTTTTGATTAGTAAAGGTGAgctaaagttaaaaaaaaactttggtcTCACTATGTTCTATGTTTGTGATTGTGCGTCTTTGTCCTTGTGCTTTCCACTCTTACTCTCTTATCAACATAAATAATGGAGAAGAAGTGTTACTGTTACTGTAGATCTTTTGCATTTGTGTAAAACATGCTTTATGTTTAGTTGGGTTTGATAattcaataaaacaaataaaatgaatatgTCTGGACAAGAATGAGGCTCTCGTGCAGAGCTATCTCTTGAGCGTGAcatttaaaaagagaaaaaatgaaCGGTGCAAACTGCAAAGCTATTGTCCGAAACTAAAAATATCTTCCTTGAAAAAGCCATTCTTTCTTGATTTGTAATGATCAGTATACGTCACTGAGAGAGCATATATAGTGAACAGTATCTCGTCTTCACTCACCAACAACACAACACTCTCACCACTCGTCTCTAGATTCACGGTTTGAACAAGCAAAGGTGATCTGATCACTTTCTTCCCGTGATTTTCGATTTACTCCACTGCCTTTGCGTGCTAAGTGATCTCTTGATTTTCACTTTTGATTATATGGTTCTTGGATCTTGTGCTTATAGGTAAAATTCATGTGGGTTTTgccaaagttttgatttttattagttttttctgTTTAGGGAATGATGAATCTAGGATCGCTTTCTTTGACCACCACCGCCAAGTCGAGTAAGCCAATGGTTAGCCTTAACTTCTGGTTACCGTATTTCACTCAC
Protein-coding regions in this window:
- the LOC106396023 gene encoding probable E3 ubiquitin-protein ligase RHC1A: MSSGRNTHWCHRCQRAVRLHGPDPVCSYCGGGFVEELDTPQALAANPFDIFRSHRDVDPAFDLMDAFSAFMRNRLADRELRGRSITSRPESFPGLAPLLIFGGQVPYRDNAVEALFSNGSPGISITRGNTGDYFFGPGLEELFEQLSTGGSTRRGPPPAPRSSIDALPTVKIAQRHLRSSDSNCPVCKEEFELGAEAKQMPCNHVYHSDCIVPWLVQHNSCPVCRQELPSGASSSENRSTTTRRNYRSSSNSNERRSPFSSLWPFRSSGSSSNNNTQNRGGTRNSDATDENHNYHHQQQQQQQQSHMGYSGWPFD